In Mycolicibacterium tusciae JS617, the DNA window GCTGACCAGCGTGCGTATCACTGTCGTGCGGCCCGACCCGCTGCTGCCCACCACGTAGAAGTTGGTGGCCGCGGTCAGATCCACACCCACGGTGTCGAGGGCGACCTCGCCCACCCCCAGCTTGAGGGTGCCCGCAGGAACCGGCCCCAGCTCATCCCAGTGCAGCTCGGTGGGCAGTTCAGGCAGCGGGGGCGCCGCGCCCACTCCCCGCCGCTGCCAGGACTGCGCGATCAGCTGACACGTCGCCTCCACCGAGGACTGGTCATACGTCACCGCGCCGTGGGCGCCCGTCACCGCCGCAGTGGCCACCGGAGCGCCCATCAGGAAGTGCATGCCGCCGCGCTTGAGCCCACGGCCCGGCTGGTCCGGGACGGTCTTGGCGCGTTCCCGATCCCCCATCTCCGATTCGCGGTAATCGGCCATCCGCAGCTCGATGCGGGTACCGAACTTGCTGTTGAGGTTGTAGGGCAGGCTGACCCACTGGTCGTTGCTGACCACGAGGTGGATGCCGTAATTCAGCGCCGACGACGACCCCAGTTCCGTGATCCGGGTGTAGAGCTCCTGGTCCCTGATCTTCAACGCCGCCATGTTGTCGACGAACAGGAACACATCGCCATAGCCGTCCTCGGGCACCTCACCGGGCTTGCCGGCGAACTTGCGGGCCCGGAACTCCGTCAGGTCGATCCCGGCCAACTCCCAATTGCGCACCCGGCTGGCCAGCAGGCGCTCGACCTCGCTGAGGATTCGGATGAGCCGCTCCTCGTTGCCCTGCCCGGCGACCCCGCTGACATGGGGCAGAACCGACATGTTCTGCAACTTGCCGCCACCGAGGTCGATGCAGTAGAACTGCACCCGCTGCGGGCTGTGTGACACCGCGAGATTTGTCATGATCGACTGCAGCGCAGTAGATTTCCCGCTCTGCGTGGCGCCGATGATGGCCGCATTGCCCATGCTTCCCGACAGATCGAGGCTCAGCAGCTTCTGACTGTGGTCGAACGGGTCATCTTCACGGGCATAGGGAATCGTCAGACCCGAGTCGGTGCTGACATCGAGCCAGTCGCGCCCCCAGAACTCCTGCGCCACCTCATCGACGGCCACCACCGGAGTCTCATCCAGCGGCGGCAAGTACAGCTTGTGCATAGCACGGCAGGTGCGGCCCGCCTCGGCCAGGCGCTGCACCAACACCGACACCACTGTGTCGGCGTCCACACTCATCTGCTCGATCGAAATCTCATCGGCCAGATCGTCGTCGTCCTCCTCCTGGCCGACCTCGATGTCCAACGGCAGCGGCGCCACCGCGGCACCGAAACGGCGCGGATCGATGTACTGGCCCTCCTGGCGGCGCCGCTGCTGGCGGCCCGCCACAGGAGCGGTGAACGGCGCCGAGACGTAATAGGACCGAAACAAGGTGTGTTCGTCGTCGAAGACCAGGAACCCTGTGCCCTGCGGGGCGCCCTTGAGGTCCTCGTAGGCTCGCGTGGAGCCAATCGCCTGCCGCGACTGGCTGGCATCCTTGACCTTCAACCCGATCGAGTACGTCTGCTGGGCAATCATGCCGGCCATGCGACCGGACTCCACGCGCTGTGAGGCATTGAGGATGTGCATCCACAGGCCGCGTCCCTTTCGGGCCACCACGTCAAAGGTCTCGGCCAGCCGAGGCCGAATCCGCAACAGCTCGCTGAACTCGTCGAGCACGATGAACAACGTCCCCAACGGCTCCAAATCCGGGCGGGTCGTGGCCCGCGCCCGCTCATAGTCGCGGACGTCCTTGTACCCCGAGGCTTTCAGGATCGCCTCGCGCCGCCCGGTCTCGCCGTTGATCATGTCCTCGAAACGATCCAGCCGCGCCGCAGACTCAGCCAGGTTCGACACCACACCCTGACAGTGCGGAATGTCGGCCAGCTTCATCATCGCCGTCTCACCCTTGAAATCGCCCAGAATCATCTGCAGCACCTCCGGCGGGTGCAGCATCGCCATCGCCAAGCAAAACGACACCAGAGTTTCGGACTTACCCGAACCGATCTGACCGGTCAGCATGCCGTGCGGACCCATCCCGCCCTCGGCGCCCTCCTTGAGGTCCAACCACACCGTCTTACCGGTGGCCGGATTCTTACCCACCGGGGCACGCAGACGCGTAGTGGTGGTCAGTTGCGACCACAGCGTGCTCGGATCCCACACCCGGGCGTCCTCGATCTGGAACAGGTCAAGGAAATCCTGGCCCGCCCGCGCGTCGGCAGCCCGCTCGGCCACAAACCGGGTCGCCGCATCCTGCGGCTCCCACGCTGCCACCGCGCGGGCCAACACCTCAGCCTCCACCAGCGGCATCACGTCCGGCGTCGCCGCGAAGGCAAGCCCCTCCTCAGCCAAAGGCGAAACCCGCACCATGTCTAGACAACCTCCCTGGCCCGCAACAGATTTCCCACCGCATCGAACTTCATCGCCGTCGCCGACGTCGCCAGCGACGAAAAGTAGTCGTTGGTGGCCTCCACCACCGCCACCCCGGCGTAGCCGGTAGTGCCCAACAACGGTGAACAGTTCGCGCCGGGCATGTCCACCACAATCACCCAATGGTCCTCCGCGCGGGGCTGTCCCTCCATCGGTGGTGACCACGCTGGCCGACTTGTCCACTGGTCCCCGAAGCGCTCCATGAACTCCCCCACATCGTTGTAGATCATCCGCACCGGCCCACAGGCGTCGACCAGCTCAGGATCAGCGACATGGGGCCACCACTTCGCCCACTCCCACGCCTGCGGGTCGTCGCTGATGATCGCCAGCCGCACCACGTCGGGACCATGGAACACACACAACTGGCACACCAGCGCCCGCAATGTCCCCTGCAGCAGCGCGCGCTGGGCCTCATCGGCGAAGAACGCCCACCCCATCTGGTCGAACAGGTGCAGTGGCCGTGCCACGTCGTGCACCACGTTTTGCGCCAACAGGAAATCGCGCGCCGCGATAGCCGTCGAAGTCTCCCGGTACTCCGGGGGCGGCACCTTCTGCGGCGGGTTGATGATCGTGCGCAACCGGGTCACCCCCAGCCCCAGCCGCACATGCCCGAAATTGCGGTCAGTGGGTCGACGCTCCCACATTCGGCCCGTGCCGACCATGGTCAGCAGCGAACCGTTGCAGGGATTGGGATGGTGATAGGCGATCTCGGCGGCCTGCTCCTGAGCGCCGACGGTCACGTCCTCGCGCAGTTCATCCAGACTGCGCATGTAGTCCAGCCTGGTCTGGGCCAGCGCCGCAGGCTTGGTTTTCTCGTTGGTGCCCCCGCCACGGTTGCGCAGCATCATCAACATCGACACCAACATGATCGGCATGATGAACATGCCGCCCAGGCCGATCGAGCGGGCGCCGGTTCGGATCATGATCACCAGCAACACGATCACCGCGACCACGAAGATCAGCACCCACACCCACACGGGGGGCCGCTGCTGCGGCGGCCGCGTGATCTCGCCGATCTCGGGCATCGTGGCGGTGCGTTCCGGCAGGATCGGCGCCGCCGGCTTCTCCTTGTCGTAACCCTTCTTCGTCGTCATCGTGTGCCTTTCTCGTTCATCGGCGCGGCCGCCGGGTTGGCGCCCAAGGTGTCGTGCTCGACCATCGCCGACTGCCGCGACAACGCCGGGCCGGCCGGAAGCCAACGCACCACCGCCCACGGCGCCGGGGTCGGCGTCACCTCCGACAATCCCAGTGCGCGCAGCGGATCATGTTGTCTGTCAGAGGTTTCGATGCCGAAGCGCACACCGCTGTGGCCGATCCACCACACCGACTCGCTACGCCCGGAATCAGGTTCGACACCGGTCACCTGGACAAAGTTCGCGCTGCCCGGCCCTAGATACACCTCGTCGGCTGACTGCTGGCCCGCCTGCGCCGACACCATCCTGATGACCCGCGACTCCTCGCCTTGGGCGATCGGCAGCCGCCGACCCGACACCGTGGTCACGGTCGCCTGCGGTGCACCCGAATCCTTGCGCCACATCACGCAGGTGACCGGTTCGGCGGCCTTGTCCAGCAGCTTCACCGGCCCGTTGGGATAGGCCGACACATCGAAGCCGACGGCCTGCGGAGCGGCCGCAACCATCGGAGCCTCCACGTCGAGCACCCGACCCTGCCGAGACACATTGGCGTTGTGCAGCATCAGCGCCACCGTCTCCGGAATCATCTGCAGCCCTGCCGGCAGTGCCACAAAGAACTGGTCGTCGCCGGCAGCACTGCGCGACTTGACCACCGACCCCGACACCACCGCCAGCCCAGGCCCGGCATACCCGACCGGGCCTCCCGGGGAGGGCACGTCGGGCACCCGCAGCGGTGCGGTCGGAATCAACGCCTCATACAGTGCCCGCGACATCGGAGTGGGCCGAAGATTGCCCGCCTGCAGCCCCAGCGCCAGCATCACCGGCTTGTCGGCCAGATCGAGCTGCGAGCGGTGCCCATCGGTGACCAAAAAGACGCTACCGCCGTAGGTCATCAACACCGCATCCGGTGAGGCCATCTCGTGCGCCCAATCCCCCAACTCGGACTGTCCGGTCAGCGCGGTCACCCGAGGAGTCGCCAAAGTGCCCGCAGTGCCGGCCTTATCGCACAACCCCCACCCGGTGTCGGCGGGAGTACGCGCAGTCAAATCATTCGGAGCCCCGACGATGCCGACGGCCGGACCGATCGGCCGCTCCTCGATCTGCGCCATTGGCACCAGCGTCGGGGAAGCGTCCTGGCCGAGGATCAGCCGGGCAGACGCCAGATTCAACACCGGGTGCATCGTGTTGTTGACATCGACGAACAGTGCCCCACTGCCGCGGTCAGCCACCAGCTTGGAATTACCGATCTGGCCCACCGGCTTCAGCCACGACAGCACAAAGCACACCCCGAGTGCCAACGCGGCGATGACCACCCCGACTGTGGCCGCCGCCCCGTAATTCTTCGACGGATCATGCACCAGTCGCACTGAATGGCGAGCGACCGCCACCGCCATGCGGTGCCACAGAAACCGCCACGCCGCAACCTGTTCCAAAGAGGCGTAGGTCAATCCGGTCCCGCCGCGGCGCCGCTCGGCCCGATGGGTGCGCTTCGGTTCCTGCATACTTCAGTACCCCCCGCCCAATGACGCCACATGAACGTGGTCGTAGTGATTCTGTGTGGCGTTGCCCTGATCGTCCATCCTCGAGGAGCTACCGTCCGGTTGGATCATCTGCTGTCGCCAGATGATGTGGTCCAGGCCCAGCGGCTTTTGGTTGCGGATCAAGAAGTTGACCACCCGATCACCCAAGGCACGCCCCTCGGCGGTGTCCCAGTTCGGGATCATCACATCCAGCGCCAGCCCGTCGGGGTGCCATTTCAGCGCGTCTTGCCGCCAACCGCCGATTTCCTCGATCTCCGGGAACGCGTTCGAGATCGCCCGGTTCATCAACTTCGTGTACTGCTGCAGACCGCGCTCGCTGGCCTTCCCGGGCCCGCTGGTGTCCAGACCAGGAATTGCCGCCGAAGCCAGCTTCGCGGCGGGGCTGCCGTTGCTGCCGGTCAGTTTGGCTGCTTGGGTGAAAGGGGCGGTCAGCCCGCTCAACCCGGATAGCGGTGCACCGAAACCGGGCATCCCACCGCCACCCATCGGCATTCCGCCGCTCATCGGCATGGCGCCCAACGGATTTGCGCCCATCCCCGCAGGGCGGGTCAGACCCGCGACGTCACCGTAACCGGCGGCGTTAGCGTTGGCTGAGGCCGCGTGCGTGCCCGCCTCAGCAGCACCGGTCTGCACCGTGCCGCGAGTCTCCTCCAACCGAGTCTTAATCGCGGCGATCAACGCCCGCTTGCCCTCCGGAGTGTTGGTACTCAACCCCAGCGCCTGCACGTCGGCCACCGCCGCAGCGATGATCGACTCCATGTTCCCCCGGCCCCCCGACGCCGAGGCCCCCGCCGCATCCAACTCGGCGCGGCCGGTGGCATCCAGGGCATCCAGCGCAGCCGTCGAGTTGTGGTGCTCGACGGCCGAATCCTGCTGACCATCAGCGGCCTGACCCTCACCGGGAGTGATCGACGGCGGCGGAGCCGGACCCAACGGCGCCACCGGCAACAACACCCCAACCCCGGTACCGAAACCATCCCGCGCCTGACCCATCACCCCACCAGCAGCACGCACAAACCCCTCCACCGACATCAGTAACCACCGCCTGCAGAGTTCGGGTTGAACTGCGCAACCTTCGACAGATTCGACCCGCTGGGATCAACCCCGTAGCGGCTCATCACATAGTTCATCGACGCACACAGGTTGGCCACCGGCTCATAGATGTTCGTCGCCGTACCAGGCTGGTGAAAGCTCGCGAACGTCTCCGGAATCGTCTGCACACCGCCGCGTGACGAACCCGCCGGGAACCCGTCCGCCGCCGAGCCGGCCAACCGCGTGGCGTTCATGTCGGAGGTGTTGACCGCCAACGGATTGAAGCTGGACTCCCGCGCTGCAGCGGTCATCAACCCGGTCATCCATCGTGCCCGAGCCCTCGGGTCGTCAACGCCCATCACGTCAAGCGCTTCGCTGATGTATCCCCGATAGGCATCCCTGCCCGCCGGGAACTTCTGCCGGTCGTACCGCACAGCACTGAGCGGGATCTTCGCTGCCTGCGACACCGCTGACTTCGACCCGCCCGTGCCCGCGGCGGGGCTGCCGTTGCTGCCGGTCAGTTTGGCTGCTTGGGTGAAAGGGGCGGTCAGCCCGCTCAACCCGGATAGCGGTGCACCGAAACCGGGCATCCCACCGCCACCCATCGGCATTCCGCCGCTCATCGGCATGGCGCCCAACGGATTTGCGCCCATCCCCGCAGGGCGGGTCAGACCCGCGACGTCACCGTAACCGGCGGCGTTAGCGTTGGCTGAGGCCGCGTGCGTGCCCGCCTCAGCAGCACCGGTCTGCACCGTGCCGCGAGTCTCCTCCAACCGAGTCTTAATCGCGGCGATCAACGCCCGCTTGCCCTCCGGAGTGTTGGTACTCAACCCCAGCGCCTGCACGTCGGCCACCGCCGCAGCGATGATCGACTCCATGTTCCCCCGGCCCCCCGACGCCGAGGCCCCCGCCGCATCCAACTCGGCGCGGCCGGTGGCATCCAGGGCATCCAGCGCAGCCGTCGAGTTGTGGTGCTCGACGGCCGAATCCTGCTGACCATCAGCGGCCTGACCCTCACCGGGAGTGATCGACGGCGGCGGCGCCGGACCCAACGGCGCCACCGGCAACAACACCCCAACCCCGGTACCGAAACCATCCCGCGCCTGACCCATCACCCCACCAGCAGCACGCACAAACCCGTCTACCGACACTCCTACCGCGCACCCGTTCCCACACATCTCAGTGCGTCTTCGGCGGGGTCATCATGGTCATGTCTCTCGTCAATCAGTCAGCGGCCGGTGCCGGGGCCGGTGAGCCCGCCTTTGCCGCAGTCGGATCGAACCAGCCCAAAAAGTCCGGGCCCGAACTCACACTCTCCAGCGGCTGCACCTGCCCGGACACCAGCACCTTGCCGTCGCCCAACGCCATCACCAAATGGTCCTTCCACATGCCCACATCCCCCGCCTTGAGCTGCGTCGGGGGCACCGGATCGGTCACCGGAGTGCCCGCCGGCGGCAGCGTCACACCCGCAGCCTGCTGCCACGCCTCGGCCACCGGAGTGCCCCCCAGCGCCGAGCGCACGGCCTCCGCGCCCTGCGGCGTCCGCGCCTCAGTCACCGAGTTGTCGGGCAACTGCACATCAGTCGACTTCGTCGCCGGTTCCACCGTCTCGGCCTGCTGCCCCTCCTGGTCCGCGCCAGCGGCCTGAGTCTGCGCCGACTCCTCCTCGGAATCACTGTCGCTCTCGCTCTCGGATGCCGACTCGGTCGCGGCCTCGTCCTCGGCGAAGTCCGGGCCAGCTTCCTCGGCAGGGCTCGCCTCGTCGTCGGTGAAGTCCGGGCCAGCTTCCTCAGCAGGCTGCTGATCGCTGAACCCTGCCAGCGTCGAGGCCAGCGGGTCCATAAACCCAGTGGGTAGCCCCCCGCCGCCGCCGAAGCCCGGCAATCCGCCGCCACCACCGCCGAACCCAGGAATGCCCCCCATCGGCATCCCGCCCCCCATCGGCATGCCCATGCCCAAACCCGGCTGACCCAACATCCCAGCCGGGGCGGTCTGAGCCTCCTCCTGCGCCGAATCAGCTTCCACAGCAGCGCCATTGGCGCCGCCGCCGTCTGCACTGTCGGGTGCAGTGCCCACGTCGCTGTACCGGGTGGCGTTGTCCTGCGACACCGCCGCCTTGTCCTCGGAGTCGGCCGCGGCCTTCTCGATGACCGTTCGAGCCTCCTCCAGACGGGTCTTGACGAAATCCATCAACGCCTTCTGACCCTCAACGGTGTACAGCGCCCCGTCAGCCTTCATCTGCTCGATCTTGGCCATCACATCGGCGCGGATGTTCTCCAGCTCCTGGCGGCCGACCTCACCCGCAGCCGCCACCTCCTCAGCGCTGATCCCCGCACTGTCGAGCTCCACGAGCTGCTCCAGCATCTCGCCCACACGTCGAGCCTCCTCTTTGGCCGCCTCAGCAGCAGGCCCCTCAGCCTCCTCCGGCGGCACCGGAGGCGCCGGAGGAGGAGGCGTCGGCGACGGCTGACCGGGCACCTCAGGCGCAGTCGGGGCGTCGCCCCCGCCCCCGTTCTCTGGCCCGTCACCCTCAGTGTCGGGGCCAGGCGACAACGGCAGCAGCGGCGCCAGCTTGGTGATCCCAATGATCGCGTTGGTGATCACCGTCTCGGCAGCTTTGCTAACAATGTCCCACGACATGCAACTCTCCCTAGTAACTAGAAGTTCAATGCACGCTCGTCGGCAGCCACCGCGTCAAGCGTCGGACACGTCCCAACAATGCCAAGATTGGCCAAATACCGGT includes these proteins:
- a CDS encoding DUF4226 domain-containing protein, with the translated sequence MSWDIVSKAAETVITNAIIGITKLAPLLPLSPGPDTEGDGPENGGGGDAPTAPEVPGQPSPTPPPPAPPVPPEEAEGPAAEAAKEEARRVGEMLEQLVELDSAGISAEEVAAAGEVGRQELENIRADVMAKIEQMKADGALYTVEGQKALMDFVKTRLEEARTVIEKAAADSEDKAAVSQDNATRYSDVGTAPDSADGGGANGAAVEADSAQEEAQTAPAGMLGQPGLGMGMPMGGGMPMGGIPGFGGGGGGLPGFGGGGGLPTGFMDPLASTLAGFSDQQPAEEAGPDFTDDEASPAEEAGPDFAEDEAATESASESESDSDSEEESAQTQAAGADQEGQQAETVEPATKSTDVQLPDNSVTEARTPQGAEAVRSALGGTPVAEAWQQAAGVTLPPAGTPVTDPVPPTQLKAGDVGMWKDHLVMALGDGKVLVSGQVQPLESVSSGPDFLGWFDPTAAKAGSPAPAPAAD
- a CDS encoding transglycosylase SLT domain-containing protein, whose translation is MGQARDGFGTGVGVLLPVAPLGPAPPPSITPGEGQAADGQQDSAVEHHNSTAALDALDATGRAELDAAGASASGGRGNMESIIAAAVADVQALGLSTNTPEGKRALIAAIKTRLEETRGTVQTGAAEAGTHAASANANAAGYGDVAGLTRPAGMGANPLGAMPMSGGMPMGGGGMPGFGAPLSGLSGLTAPFTQAAKLTGSNGSPAAGTGGSKSAVSQAAKIPLSAVRYDRQKFPAGRDAYRGYISEALDVMGVDDPRARARWMTGLMTAAARESSFNPLAVNTSDMNATRLAGSAADGFPAGSSRGGVQTIPETFASFHQPGTATNIYEPVANLCASMNYVMSRYGVDPSGSNLSKVAQFNPNSAGGGY
- the eccCb gene encoding type VII secretion protein EccCb gives rise to the protein MVRVSPLAEEGLAFAATPDVMPLVEAEVLARAVAAWEPQDAATRFVAERAADARAGQDFLDLFQIEDARVWDPSTLWSQLTTTTRLRAPVGKNPATGKTVWLDLKEGAEGGMGPHGMLTGQIGSGKSETLVSFCLAMAMLHPPEVLQMILGDFKGETAMMKLADIPHCQGVVSNLAESAARLDRFEDMINGETGRREAILKASGYKDVRDYERARATTRPDLEPLGTLFIVLDEFSELLRIRPRLAETFDVVARKGRGLWMHILNASQRVESGRMAGMIAQQTYSIGLKVKDASQSRQAIGSTRAYEDLKGAPQGTGFLVFDDEHTLFRSYYVSAPFTAPVAGRQQRRRQEGQYIDPRRFGAAVAPLPLDIEVGQEEDDDDLADEISIEQMSVDADTVVSVLVQRLAEAGRTCRAMHKLYLPPLDETPVVAVDEVAQEFWGRDWLDVSTDSGLTIPYAREDDPFDHSQKLLSLDLSGSMGNAAIIGATQSGKSTALQSIMTNLAVSHSPQRVQFYCIDLGGGKLQNMSVLPHVSGVAGQGNEERLIRILSEVERLLASRVRNWELAGIDLTEFRARKFAGKPGEVPEDGYGDVFLFVDNMAALKIRDQELYTRITELGSSSALNYGIHLVVSNDQWVSLPYNLNSKFGTRIELRMADYRESEMGDRERAKTVPDQPGRGLKRGGMHFLMGAPVATAAVTGAHGAVTYDQSSVEATCQLIAQSWQRRGVGAAPPLPELPTELHWDELGPVPAGTLKLGVGEVALDTVGVDLTAATNFYVVGSSGSGRTTVIRTLVSAIQDTFSPAQAQIVAFDPDLKLAAYIEPEYLAVHIDNPSVDVSAIAAHLAKRFTSERRPPESATAHERAQWRFSGPRFFIVIDDLHLFNAPGSSMSSRLMPALEPVIERGRQMGVHVLASLNGTGWQATSAHNKVVTALDRAGAGVLILDGTRSDGVIVDGVRAAPRAPGRGELVYRKLGRQLMQVALPPAGKSPHEQSADSW
- the eccB gene encoding type VII secretion protein EccB: MQEPKRTHRAERRRGGTGLTYASLEQVAAWRFLWHRMAVAVARHSVRLVHDPSKNYGAAATVGVVIAALALGVCFVLSWLKPVGQIGNSKLVADRGSGALFVDVNNTMHPVLNLASARLILGQDASPTLVPMAQIEERPIGPAVGIVGAPNDLTARTPADTGWGLCDKAGTAGTLATPRVTALTGQSELGDWAHEMASPDAVLMTYGGSVFLVTDGHRSQLDLADKPVMLALGLQAGNLRPTPMSRALYEALIPTAPLRVPDVPSPGGPVGYAGPGLAVVSGSVVKSRSAAGDDQFFVALPAGLQMIPETVALMLHNANVSRQGRVLDVEAPMVAAAPQAVGFDVSAYPNGPVKLLDKAAEPVTCVMWRKDSGAPQATVTTVSGRRLPIAQGEESRVIRMVSAQAGQQSADEVYLGPGSANFVQVTGVEPDSGRSESVWWIGHSGVRFGIETSDRQHDPLRALGLSEVTPTPAPWAVVRWLPAGPALSRQSAMVEHDTLGANPAAAPMNEKGTR